Proteins encoded together in one Mycobacterium simiae window:
- a CDS encoding nucleotidyl cyclase domain-containing protein: MSASHPSKRARLLQALADSTSIAMENVRVCAELEQRVRDRTAARQQANRGDSSARRDRRDDRADEPARLLSAGRAKATGSTSQRPYRLAASIGAVRAPAHGAGATVDELLIRADELMYDEKKTSGNTRA; this comes from the coding sequence CCGAGCAAGAGGGCCCGCTTACTGCAAGCGCTGGCGGATTCGACGTCGATCGCCATGGAGAACGTCCGCGTGTGCGCCGAACTGGAACAACGGGTGCGCGACCGCACCGCGGCGCGGCAGCAGGCAAACCGAGGAGATTCGTCAGCTCGCCGTGACCGACGAGATGACCGGGCTGACGAACCGGCGCGGCTTCTATCTGCTGGCCGAGCAAAAGCTACCGGGAGCACATCACAACGGCCCTATCGGCTTGCCGCCAGCATCGGCGCGGTGCGGGCGCCAGCGCACGGAGCGGGCGCAACCGTGGACGAATTGCTGATCCGGGCCGACGAGTTGATGTACGACGAAAAGAAGACCAGCGGCAATACCCGCGCATGA
- a CDS encoding SDR family NAD(P)-dependent oxidoreductase, whose amino-acid sequence MTALQGKVALVTGASSGLGAETARLFSRHGATVFGIARDTARLTEVFADVRSGAHASVDIASPRECQDAVHRCVEEFGGLDVLVNIAGKHQMRRTESMTDDDWTQDLAVNLSGPFYLCRAALPHLLERGGNIINVSSIAGVEGQAYSAGYCAAKHGLIGLTRALAVEYTADRLRVNAVCPGGMLTPQLAEFRPPEDPNYDLIMRTAAPRGMMQPREVADVVAFLASDAASAIHGAVYRVDNGKGAG is encoded by the coding sequence ATGACTGCACTACAGGGCAAGGTCGCGTTGGTGACGGGTGCATCTTCGGGCCTTGGCGCCGAAACAGCTAGGCTGTTTTCTCGCCACGGCGCAACCGTTTTCGGGATTGCCCGCGATACCGCACGGTTGACCGAGGTGTTCGCCGATGTGCGGTCGGGTGCGCACGCGTCGGTGGACATAGCCTCGCCACGGGAATGTCAGGACGCGGTGCACCGGTGCGTCGAGGAATTCGGCGGCCTGGACGTCTTGGTCAACATCGCCGGGAAACATCAGATGCGTCGCACCGAATCGATGACGGACGACGACTGGACACAAGATCTCGCGGTCAACCTGAGCGGCCCGTTTTATCTGTGCCGGGCCGCATTGCCACACCTACTCGAGCGCGGGGGCAACATCATCAACGTCAGCTCCATCGCCGGTGTGGAAGGCCAGGCGTACTCGGCCGGATACTGCGCCGCCAAGCACGGGCTCATCGGGCTGACCCGCGCGCTGGCAGTGGAGTACACCGCGGATCGGTTGCGCGTCAACGCCGTATGCCCCGGCGGCATGCTGACGCCGCAACTCGCAGAATTCCGCCCACCCGAAGATCCCAATTACGACCTGATCATGCGGACAGCCGCGCCGCGCGGCATGATGCAGCCCCGCGAAGTCGCCGACGTGGTCGCGTTCCTTGCCAGCGATGCGGCGTCTGCCATCCACGGCGCCGTCTACCGAGTCGACAACGGCAAGGGCGCCGGCTGA